One window of Burkholderia thailandensis E264 genomic DNA carries:
- a CDS encoding type I restriction endonuclease subunit R yields the protein MAFLSEAAVEQALLDQLRALDYSIEREEDIGPDGHRPERESHDGVVLKKRFEDAVARLNPGLPLEARQDAARRVMQSELPSLLEENRRIHKLMIEGVDVEYYADDGTLTAGKVALINFEQPEQNDWLAVSQFVVVAGHYNRRPDVVVFVNGLPLGVVELKAPGSGNATLVGAFNQLQTYKKQIPALFNTNALLVTSDGITARVGSLSADLERFMPWRTTDGTDVAPKGAPELSTLIEGVFEHRRLLDLLCHFTAFGETGSGLAKVIAGYHQFHAVRHAVNSTVAASSPEGNKRVGVIWHTQGSGKSLLMAFYAGQLVKHPAMANPTLVVLTDRNDLDDQLFSTFSMCRDLIRQTPVQAESREDLQKVLSRASGGVIFTTLQKFGELAEPLTTRRNVVVIADEAHRSQYGFKAKVDTKTGEISYGFAKYMRDALPNASFIGFTGTPIEADDVNTPAVFGNYIDVYDISRAVEDGATVPIYYESRLARIELDEDEKPKIDAEVEDLTEEDSEADQERFKKKWSTVETLVGSDKRLALVAKDMVAHFDDRVAALDGKAMVVCMSRRICVKLYDEIVKLRPDWHSADDNAGAIKIVMTGAASDPQEWQQHIGNKARRDQLAKRARDPKDPLKLVIVRDMWLTGFDAPCMHTMYVDKPMHGHGLMQAIARVNRVFRDKPAGLIVDYIGIAQNLKSALQQYSKNDQDNTGVDEAQAIAVMMEKYEVVRDMYHGFDYASALTGTPQERLAMMAGAIEWLLDLQQRLAAKEKTEGGKKNAHRRYQDAVLALSKAYSLASASDEAREIREEVGFFQAIRAALVKSATGSGVTEQERELAIQQIVSRAVVSTEIVDILAAAGIKSPDISILSDEFLAEVQRMERKNLALEALRKLINDGIRSRSKANVVQTRAFSERLEDAVARYHANAITTAEVLQELIKLAKDIRAARKRGEESGLSDEEIAFYDALAENDSAVQMMGDDKLRLIAHELLVSLRENVSVDWAHRESARARMRVLVKRILRKYGYPPDLQYSAVQTVLQQAEALSSGWVFSRGGATSHGD from the coding sequence ATGGCATTTCTGTCGGAGGCCGCTGTAGAGCAAGCGCTACTTGATCAGCTGCGCGCGCTCGACTACAGCATCGAACGTGAGGAGGACATCGGCCCCGATGGACACCGCCCGGAACGCGAGAGTCACGATGGGGTTGTGCTCAAGAAGCGATTCGAGGACGCTGTTGCTCGTCTCAACCCCGGTCTCCCATTGGAGGCCCGGCAAGACGCCGCGCGCCGTGTGATGCAGTCCGAATTGCCATCGCTGCTCGAGGAAAACCGCCGCATCCACAAGCTGATGATCGAAGGGGTGGACGTTGAGTACTACGCCGACGACGGCACTCTGACGGCGGGTAAGGTCGCGCTCATCAACTTCGAACAACCGGAGCAGAACGACTGGCTGGCCGTGAGCCAATTTGTAGTCGTTGCTGGGCATTACAACCGACGTCCCGATGTTGTCGTGTTCGTGAACGGGCTACCGCTCGGCGTGGTCGAGTTAAAGGCACCTGGAAGTGGCAATGCGACCTTGGTCGGGGCTTTCAACCAATTGCAGACCTACAAGAAGCAGATTCCGGCGCTCTTCAATACCAACGCACTGCTGGTGACGTCGGATGGCATTACGGCACGAGTGGGGTCGCTGTCGGCAGACCTCGAGCGCTTCATGCCATGGCGCACCACCGACGGTACGGACGTCGCACCAAAAGGTGCGCCGGAGCTCTCGACGCTGATCGAGGGCGTGTTCGAGCATCGCCGCCTCCTGGATCTGCTCTGTCATTTCACGGCTTTCGGTGAAACCGGTTCTGGGCTGGCTAAGGTCATTGCGGGCTATCACCAGTTCCACGCGGTGCGACATGCGGTCAACAGTACGGTGGCGGCCTCCTCTCCGGAGGGCAACAAACGAGTCGGCGTGATCTGGCACACGCAAGGTTCCGGAAAAAGCCTGCTGATGGCGTTTTACGCCGGGCAACTCGTCAAACACCCGGCAATGGCCAACCCGACGCTAGTGGTGCTGACCGACCGGAACGATCTTGATGACCAGCTGTTCTCAACGTTTTCGATGTGCCGCGACTTGATCCGGCAGACGCCGGTGCAGGCCGAAAGTCGCGAAGATCTGCAGAAGGTCTTGAGCCGAGCGTCGGGCGGCGTGATTTTTACTACCTTGCAGAAGTTTGGCGAGCTCGCTGAGCCGCTCACCACACGACGTAACGTGGTCGTCATTGCGGATGAAGCGCACCGCAGTCAATACGGCTTCAAGGCCAAGGTGGACACAAAGACCGGCGAAATTTCCTATGGCTTCGCCAAGTACATGCGGGACGCTCTGCCGAACGCATCCTTCATCGGCTTTACAGGCACGCCCATAGAGGCGGACGACGTTAACACCCCGGCGGTATTCGGCAACTACATCGATGTTTACGACATCAGTCGCGCGGTCGAAGACGGTGCGACTGTGCCGATCTACTACGAGTCTCGGCTGGCACGCATTGAACTCGATGAGGACGAGAAGCCAAAGATCGACGCCGAGGTTGAAGATTTGACCGAGGAAGATTCCGAGGCAGACCAAGAGCGTTTTAAGAAGAAGTGGTCAACGGTCGAAACCCTGGTCGGCAGCGACAAGCGTCTGGCGCTGGTGGCCAAGGACATGGTCGCCCACTTCGACGATCGTGTGGCTGCCCTCGATGGCAAAGCGATGGTGGTGTGTATGAGTCGCCGCATTTGCGTAAAGTTGTACGACGAGATTGTCAAGCTGCGCCCGGACTGGCACAGCGCCGATGACAACGCTGGTGCGATCAAGATCGTGATGACGGGCGCGGCGAGCGATCCGCAAGAGTGGCAGCAGCACATTGGCAACAAGGCACGGCGCGACCAGCTGGCCAAGCGTGCCCGTGATCCGAAAGACCCGCTCAAACTGGTGATCGTGCGGGATATGTGGCTGACCGGTTTTGACGCACCGTGTATGCACACGATGTACGTGGACAAGCCGATGCATGGGCACGGCTTGATGCAGGCGATAGCACGCGTGAACCGGGTGTTCCGCGACAAGCCAGCCGGACTGATCGTGGACTACATCGGCATTGCGCAAAACCTGAAGTCGGCCCTGCAGCAGTACTCGAAGAACGATCAGGACAACACCGGCGTCGACGAGGCGCAAGCCATCGCGGTGATGATGGAGAAGTACGAGGTCGTCCGGGACATGTATCACGGCTTCGACTACGCCTCGGCGCTGACCGGGACACCACAGGAGCGTCTGGCGATGATGGCGGGAGCGATCGAGTGGCTTCTCGACTTGCAGCAGAGGCTGGCAGCGAAGGAGAAAACAGAGGGTGGCAAAAAGAACGCTCATCGCCGCTATCAAGATGCAGTGCTCGCGCTGTCCAAGGCGTACTCACTGGCATCGGCATCCGACGAGGCCCGCGAAATTCGGGAGGAAGTTGGCTTCTTCCAGGCTATTCGAGCCGCGTTGGTCAAGAGCGCGACGGGCTCAGGTGTCACCGAGCAAGAGCGCGAGTTGGCCATCCAACAGATCGTGAGCCGCGCAGTGGTCTCGACCGAGATCGTCGACATCCTGGCCGCAGCGGGAATCAAGAGCCCGGACATCTCCATCCTGTCCGACGAGTTTCTCGCGGAGGTTCAGCGGATGGAGCGAAAGAATCTCGCTCTGGAGGCGTTGCGCAAGTTGATCAATGACGGCATCCGCTCGCGGAGCAAAGCTAACGTCGTACAGACCAGGGCATTCTCAGAGCGCTTGGAAGACGCAGTGGCGCGCTATCATGCCAATGCGATCACGACGGCCGAAGTGCTGCAGGAGCTGATCAAATTGGCCAAGGACATCCGGGCTGCCCGTAAGCGGGGCGAGGAGTCAGGGCTATCTGACGAAGAGATCGCTTTCTATGATGCTCTGGCCGAGAATGACAGTGCAGTGCAGATGATGGGCGACGACAAGCTTCGGTTGATCGCTCACGAGCTCTTGGTGAGCCTTAGAGAAAACGTGTCAGTGGATTGGGCTCATCGCGAGTCAGCGCGAGCGCGGATGCGGGTGTTGGTGAAGCGGATTTTGCGAAAATATGGCTATCCTCCTGACTTGCAGTATTCCGCCGTGCAGACGGTACTACAACAGGCCGAGGCGCTGTCGTCAGGGTGGGTGTTTTCGCGTGGCGGGGCGACATCACATGGTGACTGA
- a CDS encoding abortive infection family protein, which produces MMLQHTFAALQASLESGSDASIDAAKGIVECVCRVIVDELDDRKSPLKPQKDDAPITEWVSIATRVLKLGDIRHRKFADLIKHHNGLADSLRVLRNDGGPLSHGKDGFIQVLTVYHRRAAVLAADAVVAFLHQSYLNAQLDPLSSREPWERFAADNALIDEHIGLAVDAEDDDSPTLRFLLPAGDDLPLKIEVSRLLYQLDRDAYVEALNAARGAAATVGEPIEQQGEQ; this is translated from the coding sequence ATGATGCTTCAGCACACATTCGCAGCGCTACAAGCGAGTTTAGAAAGTGGAAGCGATGCGTCTATTGACGCCGCGAAGGGAATAGTGGAGTGTGTTTGTCGGGTAATTGTCGATGAGCTCGACGATCGAAAGTCACCACTAAAGCCACAAAAAGATGATGCACCTATAACTGAATGGGTTTCAATTGCAACCCGGGTCTTAAAGCTTGGCGACATCCGGCATAGAAAATTTGCTGATTTGATCAAGCATCATAACGGGTTGGCAGATTCCCTCCGTGTGCTTAGAAATGACGGCGGACCATTGAGCCATGGGAAAGATGGGTTTATCCAAGTCTTGACTGTCTATCACCGCCGTGCGGCAGTGTTGGCGGCGGACGCGGTTGTGGCCTTCCTGCACCAATCCTATTTGAACGCACAACTTGACCCGCTCAGCTCTCGTGAGCCATGGGAGCGATTCGCGGCGGATAACGCGCTAATCGACGAGCATATCGGCTTGGCTGTGGATGCCGAAGATGACGATTCTCCGACCTTGCGCTTTCTGCTGCCGGCGGGCGATGATCTGCCGCTTAAAATCGAGGTCAGCCGACTACTGTACCAATTGGATCGGGATGCCTACGTCGAAGCGCTGAATGCTGCACGCGGGGCAGCGGCTACAGTCGGGGAGCCAATCGAACAACAAGGAGAGCAGTAA
- a CDS encoding restriction endonuclease subunit S produces the protein MASEWQETTIGDAFEVNPSRLIKRGGVAPFIPMDALPVHARSVERIETREFTGSGTRFQNGDTLIARITPCLENGKTAYISELPEGVVAHGSTEYIVLSGKVNQSDSLFGYYLVRSPDFRRHAIGHMEGTSGRQRVPSSAVERYSTRLPPLAEQRAIAKILGSLDDKIELNRERSETLEAMGRALFKDWFVDFGPVRAKQEGRSPYLPREIWDLFPERLDTNELPEGWKLLKASELIEFNPTESLRKGEVAPYLDMASLPTQGSWPDPYVMRPFGSGMRFRNGDTLLARITPCLENGKTAFIQCLPDDVVGWGSTEYIVMRPKGPVPAAFAYLLARNDAFREHAIRSMTGTSGRQRAQGDAVAAYQLAAPLWDDKLWAVLASIVSLLFDGIRSNSETSVNLAKMRDNLLPMLIAGALRVKNAERILGAAT, from the coding sequence ATGGCCAGTGAGTGGCAAGAAACGACGATAGGTGATGCCTTTGAAGTTAATCCCTCGCGTTTGATTAAACGGGGAGGTGTGGCGCCCTTCATTCCAATGGACGCTTTGCCTGTTCACGCAAGGTCCGTTGAGCGAATTGAAACTCGTGAATTCACTGGATCAGGCACGCGTTTTCAGAACGGCGACACCTTGATCGCGCGTATAACTCCATGCCTTGAGAATGGCAAGACGGCTTATATCTCCGAGCTTCCGGAAGGTGTCGTGGCTCACGGGTCTACGGAATATATCGTGCTCAGTGGAAAGGTAAATCAGAGTGACAGCTTGTTTGGCTATTACCTCGTCCGATCTCCCGATTTTCGACGTCATGCGATCGGTCACATGGAAGGTACGTCGGGAAGGCAGCGTGTCCCTTCATCCGCAGTAGAGAGATACTCCACCCGTTTGCCCCCGCTTGCTGAACAGCGCGCCATTGCCAAGATCCTTGGCAGCTTGGACGACAAGATTGAACTCAACCGCGAGAGGAGTGAGACTCTGGAGGCAATGGGCCGCGCCTTGTTCAAGGACTGGTTCGTCGATTTTGGTCCCGTGCGCGCGAAGCAGGAAGGCCGTAGTCCTTATCTGCCGCGCGAAATTTGGGACTTGTTCCCAGAACGGCTGGACACCAACGAATTGCCGGAAGGCTGGAAGCTTTTGAAGGCGAGCGAACTCATTGAGTTTAATCCTACCGAGTCCTTGCGTAAGGGCGAAGTCGCGCCTTACCTCGACATGGCTTCGCTCCCAACTCAAGGAAGCTGGCCTGATCCCTATGTCATGCGCCCTTTCGGGAGTGGCATGCGCTTCCGCAATGGCGACACGTTGTTGGCGCGAATTACACCTTGTCTGGAGAACGGAAAAACAGCATTTATTCAATGTCTTCCCGATGACGTCGTCGGTTGGGGATCGACGGAATACATTGTGATGCGGCCAAAGGGGCCTGTGCCTGCGGCGTTTGCTTACTTGTTAGCAAGGAATGATGCCTTCCGAGAACATGCTATCCGGAGCATGACTGGTACGTCCGGACGCCAGCGCGCTCAGGGCGACGCGGTTGCCGCCTACCAGCTTGCTGCCCCGTTGTGGGACGACAAATTGTGGGCCGTGCTTGCGAGCATTGTTTCGTTGTTGTTCGATGGAATCAGATCCAATTCCGAGACGTCGGTAAATCTTGCAAAAATGCGCGATAACTTGCTTCCCATGTTGATCGCCGGCGCGCTTCGGGTGAAGAACGCCGAGCGAATCCTTGGAGCCGCGACGTGA
- a CDS encoding type I restriction-modification system subunit M: protein MASSENTKNGNGGTLGFEAELFKAADKLRGNMEPSDYKHVALGLIFLKYISDAFEARHKALLAEDVRAAEDKDEYLADNVFWVPKEARWSHLQANAKLPAIGTLIDDAMRAIEKDNESLKGVLPKDYARPALNKVMLGELIDLISGIALNEEGDRSKDILGRVYEYFLGQFAGAEGKRGGEFYTPRSVVRVLVEMLEPYSGRVYDPCCGSGGMFVQSEKFVHEHGGRIGDIAIYGQESNYTTWRLAKMNLAVRGIDSDIRWNNEGSFHKDELRDLKADYVLANPPFNISDWGGDRLREDVRWKFGAPPVGNANYAWLQHIFHHLAPNGTAGVVLANGSMSSNQSGEGEIRRAMIEADAVDCMVALPGQLFYSTQIPACLWFLARNKNPGGGLRDRRGQVLFIDARKLGVLIDRTRRELNDDDIKRIADSYHAWRGEKEAGEYADVLGFCKSASLDEIRKHGHVLTPGRYVGAEAQADDGEPFDEVMRRLSAQWRAQQLEGQRVDDAIERNLRELGYGQ, encoded by the coding sequence ATGGCCAGTAGTGAAAACACAAAAAATGGCAACGGTGGCACTCTCGGCTTCGAGGCCGAGCTATTCAAAGCCGCCGATAAGTTGCGCGGCAACATGGAGCCGTCCGACTACAAGCACGTCGCGCTCGGGCTCATTTTCCTGAAGTACATTTCCGACGCCTTCGAAGCTAGGCACAAGGCGCTGTTGGCTGAGGATGTCCGGGCCGCCGAGGACAAAGATGAATACCTCGCGGACAACGTGTTCTGGGTACCGAAGGAGGCGCGCTGGTCGCATCTGCAGGCCAACGCTAAGCTGCCCGCCATCGGCACCTTGATCGATGACGCGATGCGCGCCATCGAGAAGGATAACGAATCCCTTAAGGGCGTACTGCCCAAGGACTACGCTCGCCCCGCGCTCAACAAGGTGATGCTGGGCGAGTTGATTGACCTGATCTCCGGTATTGCGCTAAACGAAGAAGGTGATCGCTCGAAGGACATCCTTGGGCGCGTGTACGAGTACTTTCTCGGCCAGTTCGCCGGAGCCGAAGGCAAGCGTGGTGGTGAGTTCTATACGCCACGCTCCGTGGTGCGCGTGTTGGTCGAAATGCTTGAGCCTTACTCGGGCCGCGTGTATGACCCGTGCTGCGGCTCAGGCGGGATGTTCGTGCAGTCGGAAAAGTTCGTGCACGAGCACGGCGGCCGTATAGGTGACATTGCGATTTACGGGCAGGAGTCGAACTACACCACCTGGCGGCTGGCCAAAATGAATCTGGCTGTTCGGGGCATCGACTCCGACATCCGCTGGAACAATGAGGGCAGCTTCCACAAGGACGAACTGCGCGACCTCAAGGCCGACTATGTCCTCGCCAACCCGCCGTTCAACATCTCGGACTGGGGCGGCGACCGCCTGCGTGAAGACGTGCGCTGGAAGTTCGGCGCACCCCCCGTGGGTAACGCCAATTACGCCTGGCTGCAGCACATCTTCCATCACCTCGCGCCCAACGGCACGGCTGGGGTGGTGCTCGCTAACGGCTCGATGTCGTCAAACCAATCCGGTGAAGGCGAGATTCGCAGGGCCATGATCGAGGCGGATGCGGTCGATTGCATGGTGGCACTGCCTGGTCAGCTGTTCTACTCGACTCAAATCCCAGCCTGCCTTTGGTTCCTCGCTCGAAATAAAAATCCGGGTGGTGGGCTTCGCGATCGGCGTGGCCAAGTGCTCTTCATTGATGCGCGTAAGCTTGGCGTGTTGATTGATCGCACACGGCGCGAACTCAACGACGATGACATCAAGAGAATCGCCGATTCCTACCATGCATGGCGTGGTGAGAAAGAAGCCGGCGAATACGCAGACGTGCTGGGTTTCTGCAAATCCGCTAGCTTGGACGAGATTCGTAAGCATGGCCATGTGCTGACGCCTGGGCGTTATGTCGGTGCAGAGGCACAGGCGGATGACGGCGAGCCGTTCGACGAAGTGATGCGAAGGCTTTCGGCGCAATGGCGTGCACAGCAGTTAGAGGGGCAACGTGTAGATGATGCCATCGAAAGAAATCTGAGGGAGCTTGGGTATGGCCAGTGA